One genomic region from Sander lucioperca isolate FBNREF2018 chromosome 3, SLUC_FBN_1.2, whole genome shotgun sequence encodes:
- the nrn1lb gene encoding neuritin 1-like b has product MKSQRGKATMLLPIALCLSLAPMCFGAAISVSCDSIYKSFAQCLLTLGDSLVETQKDQSTQDIDAICRSWNAFHVCANSALAGCPGDAAAVWESLRQESRKTQFSGNLYDMCASRTTLPPSTVPAPQSPPTSDQTNQETLKGQTNKHSPTFSTLMFPVCSTLLLLLRS; this is encoded by the exons ATGAAGTCCCAACGAGGCAAGGCAACTATGCTGCTGCCCATCGCTCTCTGCCTCA GCCTGGCCCCTATGTGTTTCGGAGCTGCAATTTCTGTTTCATGTGATTCCATCTACAAGAGTTTTGCTCAGTGTTTACTCACACTTGGAGACAGTTTGGTGGAAACACAAAAGGACCAGAGCACACAGGACATTGATGCaatctgcag GTCCTGGAATGCTTTCCATGTTTGTGCCAACTCAGCCTTGGCCGGCTGCCCTGGAGACGCAGCAGCCGTCTGGGAGTCTTTAAGACAAGAGTCCAGGAAGACGCAGTTCTCTGGAAACCTCTACGACATGTGTGCCAGCCGCACCACCCTCCCACCCAGCACTGTGCCTGCACCCCAGAGCCCTCCCACCTCTGACCAGACCAACCAGGAAACACTGAAAGGGCAAACAAACAAGCACAGCCCCACCTTCAGCACACTGATGTTCCCTGTATGCAGCACCTTACTACTGCTGCTCAGGAGTTAG
- the slc38a8b gene encoding putative sodium-coupled neutral amino acid transporter 8 → MEELARESISLLARSASHADSPRLGSFGAVFIMLKSALGAGLLNFPWAFQKAGGVTTAVSVELVSLVFLISGLVILGYASSVSRQKTYQDVVREVCGGAVGQLCEVCFCFNLFMICVAFLVVVQDQLEKLCISLYQTVTGSSEGEMPYHWYTDQRFALFIMCLFIILPLSIPKEIGIQKYTSVLGTLAATYLCAAVIVKYYLMESHDAIITPEHSQGVSSWGSMFSVVPTICFGFQCHEACIAIYSSMENQKLFHWAVISVVSMFFCLLIYTLTGVYGFLTFGRTVASDILMSYPGDDVVIIISRLLFGISIITIYPIILLLGRSVILNLTLRIQRRRLGIVTHSFESRCRVVLTVIWITITLLIAMFVPDMGDVISVIGGISAFFIFIFPGLCLVFTMQTESVSPRVRVILTVWGVITIVVGAFIFGQSTTIAVMELCHKF, encoded by the exons ATGGAGGAACTGGCCCGGGAGAGCATCAGCCTGCTGGCCCGGTCTGCGTCTCACGCGGACTCGCCGCGGCTCGGCTCGTTCGGCGCGGTGTTCATCATGCTGAAGTCTGCGCTGGGAGCCGGACTGCTTAACTTCCCCTGGGCTTTCCAAAAGGCGGGAGGAGTGACCACCGCCGTCAGTGTGGAGCTG GTTTCACTGGTCTTCCTCATCAGTGGTTTGGTCATCCTCGGCTATGCCTCATCAGTCAGCAGACAGAAGACGTATCAGGACGTGGTGAGAGAGGTGTGTGGAGGAGCTGTGGGTCAACTCTGTGAAGTCTGTTTTTGCTTCAACCTCTTCATGATATGTGTCGCCTTCCTGGTGGTGGTTCAGGACCAGCTGGAGAAAT TGTGTATTTCTTTATATCAGACGGTGACTGGGTCCAGTGAGGGAGAGATGCCGTATCACTGGTACACTGACCAACGATTTGCCCTCTTCATCATGTGCCTCTTCATCATCCTACCCCTGTCCATCCCAAAAGAAATCGGCATCCAGAAATACACAAG TGTGTTGGGGACGCTGGCTGCTACGTATCTGTGTGCGGCAGTGATTGTCAAATATTACCTGATGGAGAGCCACGATGCTATAATAACTCCAGAGCACAGCCAAGG tgtaaGTTCGTGGGGTTCAATGTTCAGTGTTGTGCCGACCATCTGCTTTGGCTTCCAG tgccATGAAGCCTGTATTGCCATCTACAGCAGCATGGAGAACCAGAAGCTCTTCCACTGGGCGGTCATCTCTGTGGTCTCCATGTTTTTCTGTTTACTCATCTACACTCTAACCG GTGTGTATGGCTTCTTGACGTTCGGACGGACGGTTGCCTCCGATATTTTGATGTCATATCCAGGAGATGATGTGGTCATAATCATTTCCAGACTACTTTTTGGAATATCAATCATCACCATTTATCCTATTATTCTTCTTCTGGGGAG atcTGTCATCCTGAACCTGACGCTGCGTATTCAAAGACGTCGTTTGGGAATCGTCACTCATTCATTTGAGAGTCGCTGCAGAGTCGTTCTCACTGTGATCTGGATCACCATCACTCTTCTCATTGCCATGTTTGTCCCTGACATGGGGGATGTCATCAGTGTCATTGGAGGAATCAGTGCCTTCTTCATCTTTATTTTTCCTG GTCTTTGCTTAGTGTTCACAATGCAAACTGAATCTGTGTCTCCAAGAGTCAG GGTGATTTTAACAGTTTGGGGAGTCATAACCATTGTAGTTGGAGCCTTTATCTTCGGACAGAGCACAACCATCGCTGTCATGGAGCTTTGCCACAAATTCTGA
- the thap11 gene encoding THAP domain-containing protein 11 codes for MPGFTCCVPGCYNNSHRDRDLRFYTFPKDTTLRELWLRNISRAGVSGCFSTFQPTTGHRVCSVHFAGGRKTYSIRVPSLFPLRGVNERRSRRGRGRKVSAAVTAPAAAATSGIVVTSVLGSTAEGAEGNAGGEASDDSITVVQIGHNGEYLGTARLPAQSEGTCYTAAVVSGELVADDSSVETASTVHQPPVQYVSVTSSPLDHAYSLTTGTTSAELLRKLNEQRDIIALMEVKMKEMKATIRQLRVTEAKLQEEVRERDRLLYGNSVALSVRKKI; via the coding sequence ATGCCTGGGTTCACCTGCTGTGTCCCTGGCTGCTACAACAACTCGCACCGAGACCGGGACCTTCGATTCTACACATTTCCTAAAGACACCACGCTGAGGGAGCTGTGGCTGAGGAACATCTCCCGGGCCGGGGTCAGCGGCTGCTTCAGCACCTTTCAGCCCACGACAGGACACCGAGTCTGCAGCGTGCATTTCGCCGGCGGGAGGAAGACATACAGCATCCGAGTACCGTCCCTCTTTCCTCTGCGGGGGGTCAATGAGCGCAGGAGTCGGCGGGGCAGAGGGAGGAAAGTGTCCGCGGCGGTTACTGCCCCCGCCGCTGCTGCAACCTCCGGGATTGTCGTCACCAGCGTACTGGGTAGTACGGCAGAAGGAGCCGAGGGCAATGCAGGCGGCGAGGCGAGCGATGACAGCATCACCGTGGTTCAGATAGGCCACAACGGGGAGTACCTGGGCACAGCGCGGCTGCCAGCCCAGTCAGAGGGGACTTGTTACACCGCCGCCGTTGTGTCCGGCGAGCTAGTTGCCGACGACTCATCGGTCGAAACCGCGTCCACTGTGCACCAGCCGCCCGTGCAGTACGTAAGTGTGACCAGCAGTCCGCTGGACCACGCGTACTCGCTGACCACCGGCACCACGTCTGCCGAGCTGCTGCGGAAACTAAACGAGCAGCGGGACATCATCGCACTGATGGAGGTGAAGATGAAGGAGATGAAGGCGACCATCCGCCAGCTCCGGGTGACCGAGGCCAAGCTGCAGGAGGAGGTGCGGGAGCGGGACCGGCTGCTTTACGGAAACTCAGTAGCTTTAAGCGTCCGGAAGAAAATCTGA